The region GGAATAACTTCAATATCTTggaaacctttttttttttaaagaagtcctctactttcctttttttaattaatacgtaatttaaatattaaataatatttttcctcCCTTAGTTATTCGCCTCCTGCCTGGCTCTGGCTTTGGCCAAGCCCCAGCACCCACCTGCTGCCCAGTATCCCGCTGGCGTTAATCCCCAGGACTGCCCCGGATTCCCCATCTGTGATAATGCGCGTCTGCACAACCCTCAGCCACAGTGGGGCGCCCCCCAGCCCCAGTGGCAGCAACCGCAGCCACAGTGGCAGCCACAGCCCCAGCCCCAGTGGCAGCCGCAACCTCAGTGGCAGCAGCCCCAGCCCCAGTGGCAGCCACAGCCCTCTTGGAACGCGGCTCCCGCTCCCTCCGCTGGCGGTGATAAGTATCCGGCTGGCGTCAATCCCCAGACCTGCCCCAACTATCCGTACTGCGATGTGAATGCCGGACATGGTGGTGCTCCTGTGGCGGCCCCCCCACTGCCCGGATGGACGGAGCGTCTGTATCCCGCTGGAGTGTCGCCGCACCAGTGCCCCAACTTCCCCTACTGCCACTAGGATGGCCGGTGGTCATTGTGCGGCTACCCGCAGTTTCCTCTAACGCTTCGCCTATCCCCCAGTTCTCAATTAGTGAAcattaatttgaaattctttgttgttggcgccgaataaaatgcaaatgttGGTCAAAGaattatgaattttatttaatatgacCTTTATACAATGGGAATGAGGgtatatttttcaagaaatgtttttaaatattcagaGATAATGAGAAGGGAAGGGATGGGGAAAATTCAGTACTTTTAAAGACCTTGAAATGCTTTCCATTtcc is a window of Drosophila bipectinata strain 14024-0381.07 chromosome 2R, DbipHiC1v2, whole genome shotgun sequence DNA encoding:
- the LOC108131507 gene encoding cuticle protein 1, encoding MFFKLLFASCLALALAKPQHPPAAQYPAGVNPQDCPGFPICDNARLHNPQPQWGAPQPQWQQPQPQWQPQPQPQWQPQPQWQQPQPQWQPQPSWNAAPAPSAGGDKYPAGVNPQTCPNYPYCDVNAGHGGAPVAAPPLPGWTERLYPAGVSPHQCPNFPYCH